In Pelagibius sp. CAU 1746, the following proteins share a genomic window:
- a CDS encoding CoA transferase, with the protein MPGPLDGFRVVDLTTMVSGPLGSMILADQGADVVKVEMPRGGDHTRQVATRRNGYSASFLNNNRNKRSIALDLKTPDGLEAVKRLVREADVFLQNFRPGVTDRLGLGYEDLRAINPRLVYVSIAGFGFEGPFAGKPVFDPLIQSLSGLTTVQAGSDEDRPRLVRTILPDKLTGFAMSQAVCAALLARSRSGEGQHVRLSMLDTVLAFLWSSDMGGHTFVGDEMEKEAAQSWIDLIYETKDGYISVAVMRHKEWLGLAEAAERPEWTEDPRFQDSESLDRHKHARLELTQEVLRERTTAEWIDRLEAAGVPCAPVLTRREAIRHPQVQANGIVFENDHPAAGRLRQARNPAQFSATPNEHRFGAPALGGQTREILAEAGYSPAEIEALIEAGAAAEPKRAGPQGTGEDAA; encoded by the coding sequence ATGCCGGGACCGCTGGACGGCTTCAGGGTCGTCGATCTGACCACCATGGTGTCGGGGCCGCTGGGCAGCATGATCCTGGCCGACCAGGGCGCCGACGTGGTGAAGGTGGAGATGCCCAGGGGCGGCGACCACACCCGCCAGGTGGCGACGCGCCGCAACGGCTATTCCGCCTCCTTCCTCAACAACAACCGCAACAAGCGCTCCATCGCCCTCGACCTGAAGACGCCGGACGGCCTGGAAGCGGTGAAGCGCCTGGTGCGCGAGGCCGACGTCTTCCTGCAGAACTTCCGCCCCGGCGTCACCGACCGCCTGGGCCTGGGCTACGAGGACCTCAGGGCGATCAACCCGCGCCTGGTCTACGTCTCCATCGCCGGCTTCGGCTTCGAGGGCCCCTTCGCCGGCAAGCCGGTCTTCGACCCTCTGATCCAGTCGCTGAGCGGCCTGACCACCGTGCAGGCCGGCTCCGACGAGGATCGCCCGCGCCTGGTGCGCACCATCCTGCCCGACAAGCTGACCGGCTTTGCCATGTCCCAGGCGGTCTGCGCCGCGCTGCTGGCCCGCAGCCGCAGCGGCGAGGGCCAGCACGTGCGCCTCTCCATGCTCGACACCGTGCTCGCCTTCCTCTGGAGCTCCGACATGGGCGGCCACACCTTCGTCGGCGACGAGATGGAGAAGGAGGCGGCGCAGAGTTGGATCGACCTGATCTACGAGACCAAGGACGGCTACATCTCCGTCGCGGTCATGCGCCACAAGGAGTGGCTCGGCCTCGCCGAGGCCGCCGAGCGGCCGGAATGGACCGAGGACCCGCGCTTCCAGGACTCCGAGAGCCTCGACAGGCACAAGCACGCGCGCCTGGAGCTGACCCAGGAGGTCTTGCGCGAGCGCACCACCGCCGAATGGATCGACCGGCTGGAAGCCGCCGGCGTGCCCTGCGCCCCGGTGCTGACCCGGCGCGAGGCGATCCGCCACCCGCAGGTCCAGGCCAACGGCATCGTCTTCGAGAACGATCACCCCGCCGCCGGGCGCCTGCGCCAGGCGCGCAATCCGGCGCAGTTCTCCGCCACGCCCAACGAGCACCGCTTCGGCGCCCCGGCACTGGGCGGCCAGACGCGGGAGATCCTGGCGGAGGCCGGTTATAGTCCCGCCGAGATCGAGGCCCTGATCGAGGCCGGCGCCGCCGCCGAACCCAAGCGTGCC